Proteins encoded in a region of the Verrucomicrobiia bacterium genome:
- a CDS encoding biotin/lipoyl-binding protein produces MIKKLRVTVDGRPYEVTVEMEDEAGLPGGPGGPPPLMAAPVAPASVAVATPAAPLASAVPSGPGDVPSPLAGRVTAINVEAGQAVKEGDHLLTLEAMKMNTFVMAPRAGQVKEVKVSVGSAVEEGQALVRLE; encoded by the coding sequence ATGATCAAGAAACTCCGCGTGACGGTGGATGGACGGCCGTATGAGGTGACGGTCGAGATGGAAGACGAGGCCGGGCTGCCGGGAGGTCCGGGCGGGCCGCCTCCGTTGATGGCCGCGCCGGTGGCGCCGGCGTCCGTCGCGGTGGCCACCCCCGCCGCCCCACTGGCCTCCGCCGTGCCGTCCGGCCCGGGCGACGTGCCAAGCCCGCTGGCGGGCCGGGTGACGGCCATCAACGTCGAGGCGGGCCAGGCGGTCAAGGAGGGCGACCATCTGCTCACCCTCGAGGCGATGAAGATGAACACCTTCGTCATGGCCCCGCGGGCGGGGCAGGTGAAGGAGGTCAAGGTGAGCGTGGGTTCCGCCGTCGAGGAAGGTCAGGCCCTGGTCCGACTGGAATAG
- the mce gene encoding methylmalonyl-CoA epimerase — translation MLQRIDHLGIAVKSLAEAIPYYEKALGLKCEHVEEVPSQKVRTAFFPCGEVHLELLEPTDPESPIAKYLEKNPSGGIHHIAFATDGIEAQLQQARDAGVRLVHEVPVDGAGGKQVAFLHPKSTFGVLTEFCMPKP, via the coding sequence ATGCTTCAGCGAATCGATCATCTTGGAATCGCGGTGAAATCCCTGGCCGAGGCCATCCCGTACTACGAGAAGGCACTTGGATTGAAGTGCGAGCATGTCGAGGAGGTGCCCTCCCAGAAGGTGCGGACCGCCTTTTTTCCCTGCGGCGAGGTGCATCTGGAGTTGCTCGAGCCGACCGATCCGGAAAGTCCGATTGCGAAGTACCTCGAGAAGAATCCGTCCGGTGGCATCCATCACATCGCCTTCGCGACGGACGGGATCGAGGCGCAGTTGCAGCAGGCGCGGGACGCCGGGGTGCGGTTGGTGCACGAGGTCCCTGTGGACGGCGCGGGGGGCAAGCAGGTGGCCTTTCTCCATCCGAAATCGACCTTCGGCGTGCTCACCGAATTCTGCATGCCCAAACCCTGA
- a CDS encoding DUF4912 domain-containing protein has translation MQKPKSAGSKTRRSKSAAAPAVPAPAAAREAAPKSNPKSNPKADPKAPDAVSPKGGGKGMTKAPAPAEGATRAPSASVGASGAKPATSGRPAVPAASPAPPPSAPLPPILLEGDVDRGPTVGGPGDRYVTGPAPAKGLAGAQGVLPSAYGTGRMLLLARDPHWIYAHWDLTDEQLREHNRKSASGRLTLRVYGEALEGKPLLEQEVHPESRNWFLHVPRAGARYLAELGYYGRREAWTRVAISGATLTPGDGISPETWVRFETLPFDMPMATLVAMVREAAGEHVPLLEALAAVRDRVGIEWPSAEAVARREWTVEQERALAQAISIDEMRRVWIGSLEITELLRRQLARGISSGEWPVSSFGAGEVSSVTSLASPFGGAAESRRGFWFNVNAELIVYGATDPRATVRIGERTIRLRPDGTFSYRFALPDGDYALPIRATSPDEVETRSAALTFRRASEYRGEVGRHPQDGTLRTPGPEHVG, from the coding sequence ATGCAGAAGCCGAAGTCAGCCGGTTCCAAGACCCGCCGTTCCAAGTCCGCCGCCGCACCTGCCGTTCCCGCCCCGGCGGCGGCTCGGGAGGCGGCGCCGAAGTCGAACCCCAAGTCCAATCCCAAGGCCGACCCCAAGGCGCCGGACGCGGTGTCTCCGAAGGGTGGGGGCAAGGGGATGACCAAGGCTCCCGCGCCTGCCGAGGGGGCGACCAGGGCTCCGTCGGCAAGCGTGGGGGCGTCAGGCGCGAAGCCGGCGACATCGGGACGCCCGGCGGTGCCGGCGGCGTCCCCGGCTCCGCCTCCGTCCGCTCCGCTTCCTCCCATCCTGCTGGAGGGGGATGTGGACCGCGGGCCCACGGTGGGCGGGCCGGGGGATCGCTATGTGACGGGGCCGGCGCCAGCGAAGGGGTTGGCGGGGGCCCAGGGAGTGCTGCCATCGGCTTATGGGACGGGCCGAATGCTGTTGCTGGCGCGGGACCCGCATTGGATTTATGCGCACTGGGACCTGACGGACGAGCAATTGCGGGAGCACAACAGGAAGTCGGCCAGCGGGCGCCTGACGCTCCGGGTGTATGGGGAGGCATTGGAAGGGAAGCCATTGCTGGAGCAGGAAGTGCATCCCGAGTCACGGAACTGGTTTCTGCATGTGCCCCGGGCGGGGGCGCGGTATCTCGCGGAACTGGGGTACTACGGGCGGCGGGAAGCGTGGACCCGGGTGGCGATATCCGGGGCGACCTTGACCCCGGGCGATGGGATCTCGCCGGAGACGTGGGTTCGTTTCGAAACGCTGCCCTTCGACATGCCCATGGCGACACTGGTGGCGATGGTGCGGGAGGCGGCCGGGGAGCATGTGCCGCTGCTGGAGGCCCTGGCTGCGGTACGGGACCGGGTTGGCATCGAATGGCCGTCGGCGGAGGCGGTGGCGCGGAGGGAATGGACGGTGGAGCAGGAGCGCGCGCTGGCGCAGGCGATCAGCATCGACGAGATGCGCCGGGTCTGGATCGGGTCGCTGGAGATCACCGAGCTGTTGCGCCGGCAATTGGCGCGGGGGATTTCTTCGGGGGAGTGGCCGGTGTCGAGCTTCGGTGCGGGAGAGGTCTCGAGCGTGACCAGCCTGGCCAGTCCGTTCGGCGGAGCGGCCGAGTCGCGGAGGGGGTTCTGGTTCAACGTCAATGCCGAGCTGATTGTGTACGGCGCAACGGATCCCCGGGCGACGGTTCGGATTGGGGAGCGGACGATCCGTTTGAGGCCCGATGGGACGTTCAGCTACCGGTTCGCCCTGCCGGATGGCGACTATGCGTTGCCGATCCGGGCGACGTCGCCGGACGAGGTGGAGACGCGGAGCGCGGCGCTGACGTTCCGGAGGGCCAGCGAGTACCGGGGCGAGGTGGGGCGGCATCCCCAGGATGGCACCTTGCGGACGCCGGGACCGGAGCATGTGGGATGA
- a CDS encoding biotin--[acetyl-CoA-carboxylase] ligase, with protein sequence MSTTDRPPPALPVARSGVGPCGRTSLPRVEAIDGWRVQHLDEVDSTNDVAAACDVWEAVRADRQRAGRGRHQRSWQSGAGGLWISAVVPIGALDRGWSALPLAAGLAVCETLEDHGVKGLRLRWPNDVLTGRRKLAGLLVDRFREDRAVIGVGINVANQPEAENPELAGTTVRLADLLTPAPPVEAVARRLLAGLRGVVEGMHREGFPALVPRINRWWDAGSALVVESDAGRTEGTFLGVDGEGRLRVRAPDGTVREWAAHEVRQVRDIENQEGHS encoded by the coding sequence ATGAGCACGACCGACCGCCCGCCACCAGCCCTTCCGGTTGCCAGGAGCGGGGTCGGCCCATGCGGGCGGACGTCGCTGCCGCGGGTGGAGGCGATCGACGGATGGCGGGTGCAGCACCTCGACGAGGTGGACTCGACCAACGACGTGGCCGCTGCCTGCGACGTGTGGGAAGCGGTGCGGGCGGACCGGCAGCGGGCCGGCCGCGGACGGCACCAGCGGAGCTGGCAGTCGGGTGCGGGGGGATTGTGGATCTCGGCGGTGGTGCCGATCGGGGCGCTCGACCGCGGTTGGTCGGCCCTGCCCCTGGCGGCGGGGCTGGCCGTCTGCGAGACCCTTGAGGACCATGGCGTGAAGGGACTGCGATTGCGTTGGCCGAACGACGTGCTCACCGGGCGGCGGAAGCTGGCCGGGCTCCTGGTGGACCGGTTCCGCGAGGACCGCGCGGTGATTGGAGTGGGGATCAATGTGGCGAACCAGCCCGAGGCGGAGAACCCGGAACTGGCCGGGACCACGGTGCGCCTGGCCGACCTGCTGACCCCGGCCCCCCCGGTGGAGGCGGTGGCGCGGCGGTTGCTCGCAGGGCTGCGCGGCGTGGTTGAAGGGATGCATCGCGAGGGGTTCCCGGCCCTGGTGCCGCGGATCAACCGGTGGTGGGATGCCGGATCGGCCCTGGTGGTGGAGTCCGATGCCGGGCGGACGGAAGGGACATTTCTGGGCGTGGACGGCGAGGGGCGCCTGCGGGTGCGCGCTCCCGACGGGACCGTGCGCGAGTGGGCCGCCCACGAGGTGCGGCAGGTGCGGGACATCGAGAATCAGGAGGGCCATTCATGA
- a CDS encoding DUF1957 domain-containing protein, whose amino-acid sequence MRGYVALLLHAHLPFVRHPEHERFLEESWLNEAITETYLPLVQTFEGWLRDGIRARITLTLSPTLCAMLQDPLLRSRYERHLDVLIGLAERETYRTHWDGALRALAEGYLRRFRELRGVWERCGGDLVGAFRRLQDAGLVEVITTAATHALLPLLREHPSSIRGQILTARDDYRRCFGRDPRGIWLPECAYAAAVEPALQEAGIRWFTMDTHGLMYATPRPRYGVFAPVLTPHGLAGFGRDLDSARQVWSRQAGYPGDGRYRDFYRDIGFDLEFEYVRAALPSPDLRGFTGIKYHRIATDASGEKERYDRGEAWRAADGHAGHFLRSRMDQVGHLASIMERPPMVVCPYDAELFGHWWYEGPEFLDLLVRKAACDQEVFRLVTPFEYLKEHPTQQVAAPAESTWGEEGYFRVWLNETNEWILPHLDVAMERMHGLSRQFREPDALTRRALNQAARELMLAQGSDWPFILRTGTSPDYARRRVTEHLLRFIELHEQLTTTRVDEARLTVIESVDNLFPGVDYRYWA is encoded by the coding sequence ATGCGCGGTTACGTTGCCCTACTGCTGCACGCTCATCTGCCGTTTGTGCGCCATCCGGAGCACGAACGGTTTCTGGAGGAGTCGTGGCTGAACGAGGCGATCACGGAGACGTATTTGCCGCTGGTGCAGACGTTCGAGGGCTGGTTGCGGGACGGAATCCGGGCCCGGATCACGTTGACGCTGAGTCCGACGCTGTGCGCAATGCTGCAGGATCCGCTGTTGCGGTCGCGCTACGAGCGTCACCTGGACGTGCTGATCGGGCTGGCGGAGCGGGAGACGTACCGGACCCATTGGGATGGAGCGCTTCGCGCGCTGGCGGAGGGGTACCTGCGCCGTTTTCGTGAGTTGCGCGGGGTGTGGGAGAGATGCGGGGGCGATCTCGTCGGGGCGTTCCGGCGGTTGCAGGATGCGGGGTTGGTGGAGGTGATCACGACGGCGGCCACCCATGCGTTGCTGCCCTTGCTGCGGGAGCATCCGTCATCGATCCGGGGCCAGATCCTGACGGCGCGCGACGATTACCGACGGTGTTTCGGACGGGACCCGCGGGGAATCTGGCTGCCGGAATGCGCCTATGCGGCGGCGGTGGAACCGGCGTTGCAGGAGGCGGGGATCCGGTGGTTCACGATGGACACCCATGGGCTGATGTACGCCACGCCGCGCCCGCGGTACGGGGTCTTCGCGCCGGTTCTCACGCCGCACGGGCTGGCGGGGTTTGGCCGGGACTTGGATTCCGCACGTCAGGTGTGGAGCCGCCAGGCCGGGTATCCCGGGGATGGGCGGTACCGGGACTTCTACCGCGACATCGGGTTTGACCTGGAATTCGAGTATGTGCGGGCGGCGTTGCCGTCACCGGACCTGCGGGGGTTCACGGGGATCAAGTATCATCGGATTGCGACGGACGCATCGGGCGAGAAGGAACGATACGACCGCGGGGAGGCATGGCGGGCGGCGGACGGGCATGCCGGGCATTTTCTGAGGTCGCGCATGGACCAGGTGGGGCATCTGGCGTCGATCATGGAACGGCCACCGATGGTGGTGTGTCCCTACGACGCCGAATTGTTCGGGCACTGGTGGTATGAGGGGCCGGAGTTTCTGGATCTGCTGGTGCGCAAGGCGGCCTGCGACCAGGAGGTGTTCCGGTTGGTGACGCCGTTCGAATACCTGAAGGAGCATCCGACGCAGCAGGTGGCGGCGCCGGCGGAATCGACGTGGGGTGAGGAGGGCTACTTCCGGGTCTGGCTGAACGAGACCAACGAGTGGATCCTGCCGCATCTGGATGTGGCGATGGAGCGGATGCATGGGCTTTCCCGGCAGTTTCGGGAGCCGGACGCCCTGACGCGACGTGCGTTGAACCAGGCGGCACGGGAGCTGATGCTGGCCCAGGGGAGCGACTGGCCATTCATTTTGCGGACCGGAACGAGCCCGGATTATGCCCGGCGGCGGGTGACCGAGCACCTGCTGCGGTTCATCGAGTTGCACGAGCAATTGACCACGACCCGGGTGGACGAAGCGCGCCTGACAGTGATCGAGTCGGTGGACAATCTCTTCCCTGGGGTGGACTACCGGTACTGGGCGTAG
- a CDS encoding succinate CoA transferase, with translation MNAKELTRLTAEEAAEHINDEQTVAFSGFTPAGAPKAVPRAVAARALAEHNAGRPFRINVITGASTGPSLDGALAKAQAIGFRTPYQSDPDLRRSINAGQTRFFDMHLSRLPQDVRYGFLGPVHCAVIEACDVTPYGEIVLTSSVGAAPTFARVAQKIIVELNRYHPPFLRGLHDVYEPHDPPLRSDIPLFKPCDRVGQPVIQVDPAKIVGVVETNEPDETKGFAEPSEVTARIGRNVAEFLAGELRRRVIPKGFLPVQSGVGDTANAVLQAMSEHPEIPSFQMYTEVIQDSVIGLMRKERVTFASGCSLTVPPETLEGIYADWPFFRTRLVLRPQEITNNPELVRRLGIISINTAIEVDLTGNVNSTHILGRSMMNGIGGSADFARNAFLSIFTCPSVAKGGKISTIVPLVSHLDSSEHSVCVIVTEQGVADLRCKSPAERAQTLIENCAHPEYRDALRAYVDLAGHTHTPQTLSAAFAMHVKMARDGDMRGVDWSAFR, from the coding sequence ATGAATGCAAAGGAACTGACCCGGCTCACCGCCGAGGAGGCGGCGGAGCACATCAACGACGAGCAGACCGTGGCGTTCAGCGGGTTCACCCCGGCCGGCGCGCCGAAGGCGGTGCCGCGGGCCGTGGCCGCGCGGGCGCTGGCCGAGCACAACGCCGGACGGCCGTTCCGGATCAACGTGATTACCGGGGCCTCGACCGGGCCGTCGCTCGATGGCGCGTTGGCCAAGGCCCAGGCGATCGGGTTCCGCACGCCGTACCAGTCGGATCCCGACCTGCGCCGGAGCATCAATGCCGGTCAGACGCGTTTCTTCGACATGCACCTGTCGCGGCTGCCGCAGGACGTGCGCTACGGCTTTCTCGGGCCGGTGCACTGCGCGGTGATCGAGGCCTGCGACGTGACGCCTTATGGGGAGATTGTCCTGACCTCCTCGGTCGGGGCGGCGCCGACCTTCGCCAGGGTGGCCCAGAAGATCATCGTCGAGCTGAACCGTTATCATCCGCCCTTCCTGCGCGGCCTGCACGACGTGTACGAGCCGCACGACCCGCCGTTGCGCAGCGACATCCCGCTGTTCAAGCCTTGCGACCGGGTGGGGCAGCCGGTGATCCAGGTGGACCCGGCGAAGATTGTCGGCGTCGTGGAGACCAACGAGCCCGACGAGACGAAGGGATTCGCCGAGCCCAGCGAGGTGACGGCGCGGATCGGCCGCAACGTGGCGGAGTTCCTGGCCGGGGAACTGCGGCGCAGGGTCATCCCGAAGGGGTTCCTGCCCGTGCAGTCCGGGGTTGGCGACACCGCCAACGCCGTGCTTCAGGCGATGTCGGAGCATCCGGAGATCCCGTCCTTCCAGATGTACACCGAGGTGATCCAGGACTCGGTGATCGGCCTGATGCGGAAGGAGCGGGTCACCTTTGCCAGCGGCTGTTCGCTGACCGTGCCGCCGGAGACGCTCGAGGGGATCTACGCGGACTGGCCGTTCTTCCGGACGCGGCTGGTGTTGCGGCCGCAGGAGATCACCAACAATCCCGAGCTGGTGCGCCGGCTGGGAATCATCTCCATCAACACGGCGATCGAGGTGGACCTGACCGGGAACGTCAACAGCACCCACATCCTGGGCCGGAGCATGATGAACGGGATCGGGGGTTCCGCGGACTTCGCCCGCAATGCGTTCCTGTCGATCTTCACCTGTCCGTCGGTGGCCAAGGGAGGGAAGATCAGCACCATCGTGCCACTGGTCAGCCACCTGGACAGCAGCGAGCACTCGGTGTGCGTGATCGTCACAGAACAGGGCGTGGCGGACCTGCGGTGCAAGTCGCCGGCGGAACGGGCGCAGACGTTGATCGAGAACTGCGCGCACCCCGAGTATCGGGACGCCCTTCGCGCCTACGTGGACCTGGCGGGGCACACCCACACCCCCCAGACCCTCTCCGCCGCGTTCGCCATGCACGTCAAGATGGCCAGGGACGGCGACATGCGAGGGGTGGACTGGTCGGCGTTCCGTTGA
- a CDS encoding acyl-CoA carboxylase subunit beta, with the protein MPIAQALLDELNQRRGVAQAGGGQDKLEARRQKGVMTARDRIGALYQPGTFQEWGLHAEHDCHHFGMEKKSLAADAVVTGVGLTDGRVVAAFSQDFTVAGGSLGRIHAKKICDLMEYALKVGCPIVGFNDSGGARIQEGDDSLSGYGQVFFRNVLVSGVVPQIAIISGPCAGGAAYSPALMDFIIMVKGTSNMFICGPEVIQAATGQKCTMDDIGSAVAHATVSGNIHFVAENDTHAVQIAHRLLSYLPSNNVMDPPHQPTQPVDLQPDPGMNDLLPATSKDPLDILKVIARLVDHGDFLEVQRDWARNIVVGFARIQGVVVGIIANQPAVKAGTLDIDASDKSARFIRFCNVFNIPLVTLVDVPGFLPGVQQERGGIIRHGAKMLFAYAAATVPKITVILRKAYGGAYLAMCSGDMGADVVYAWPTAEIAVMGAEGAVKILYKREIAAAADPKAKEAELVEEYRRRFCSPYEAAQKAMITDIIEPSETRATVAMALRNTLTKRETRPPKKHGSIPL; encoded by the coding sequence ATGCCCATCGCCCAAGCCCTGCTCGACGAACTCAACCAGCGACGTGGTGTTGCCCAGGCCGGAGGCGGCCAGGACAAGCTCGAGGCCCGCCGGCAGAAGGGAGTGATGACCGCGCGGGACCGGATTGGCGCCCTGTACCAGCCGGGGACCTTTCAGGAATGGGGTCTGCATGCCGAGCATGACTGCCATCATTTCGGAATGGAGAAGAAGTCGCTGGCGGCGGATGCGGTGGTGACCGGGGTGGGGTTGACGGACGGGAGGGTGGTGGCGGCGTTCAGCCAGGACTTCACGGTTGCGGGCGGTTCGCTGGGCCGGATCCATGCCAAGAAGATCTGCGACCTGATGGAATACGCGCTGAAGGTCGGGTGCCCGATCGTGGGCTTCAACGACTCCGGCGGGGCGCGGATCCAGGAGGGGGACGATTCGTTGTCCGGGTACGGGCAGGTGTTCTTCCGGAACGTGCTGGTGTCGGGCGTGGTGCCCCAGATTGCGATCATCTCGGGACCGTGCGCGGGAGGGGCGGCGTATTCGCCGGCGCTGATGGACTTCATCATCATGGTGAAGGGCACCTCGAACATGTTCATCTGCGGACCCGAGGTGATCCAGGCGGCGACGGGGCAGAAGTGCACCATGGACGACATCGGGAGCGCGGTGGCCCACGCAACGGTCAGCGGGAACATCCATTTCGTGGCGGAGAACGACACCCACGCCGTGCAGATCGCCCACCGGCTGTTGTCGTACCTTCCCTCGAACAACGTCATGGACCCGCCGCATCAGCCGACCCAGCCGGTCGATCTGCAGCCGGACCCGGGAATGAACGACCTGCTGCCGGCGACCTCGAAGGACCCGCTGGACATTCTCAAGGTGATCGCGCGGTTGGTGGATCACGGCGACTTCCTGGAAGTGCAGCGGGACTGGGCACGCAACATTGTGGTCGGGTTCGCCCGCATCCAGGGGGTGGTGGTGGGGATCATCGCCAACCAGCCGGCGGTCAAGGCGGGAACCCTCGACATCGACGCCTCGGACAAATCGGCCCGGTTCATCCGGTTCTGCAATGTCTTCAATATTCCCCTGGTGACCCTGGTGGACGTGCCGGGTTTCCTGCCCGGCGTGCAGCAGGAACGGGGCGGGATCATCCGGCACGGCGCGAAGATGCTGTTCGCCTACGCGGCGGCCACGGTGCCGAAGATCACCGTGATTCTGCGCAAGGCCTATGGCGGCGCCTACCTCGCGATGTGCAGCGGAGACATGGGAGCGGACGTCGTTTATGCGTGGCCCACCGCGGAGATCGCGGTGATGGGCGCGGAAGGGGCGGTCAAGATCCTGTACAAGCGCGAGATCGCCGCCGCGGCGGATCCGAAGGCCAAGGAGGCCGAGCTGGTCGAGGAATACCGGCGCCGCTTCTGTTCGCCCTATGAGGCGGCCCAGAAGGCGATGATCACCGATATCATCGAACCGTCCGAGACCCGGGCCACGGTGGCCATGGCGCTGCGGAACACCCTGACCAAGCGGGAGACCCGCCCGCCGAAGAAGCACGGCTCCATTCCCCTGTGA